The Tripterygium wilfordii isolate XIE 37 chromosome 4, ASM1340144v1, whole genome shotgun sequence genome has a window encoding:
- the LOC119995853 gene encoding (13S,14R)-1,13-dihydroxy-N-methylcanadine 13-O-acetyltransferase AT1-like isoform X2 has product MEVEIISTEFIKPSSPTPSHLRTYKLSLLDQFAPHVYFPHLVFYPANEISISETSQVLKQSLSKTLALYYPLAGKANDSLSIDCDDNGACYINARVNGNLRDYLKQPTLSTLAKVLPQEACKEVPPGARVVVIQETLFSCGCIAIAFVVPHSIFDAAAISTFMRTWASIARDPNDGGLFPDFTASSIFPQNTTSVPQNSTSLTAAIVGKGEFVVKRFVFDGSVINSLKDKAISSGVQNPTRVEVVSGLLLKCLKSALMVKSGNPKSLCVTNTVNMRGKAVPPFSKSSVGNFLWLTSILSQGEDTELCTFVRQMREAISAINGDLVKRLEGDGGSKILSEFMKAFGESCSNALSRGAKAVGLNSWCNLGFYEADFGWGKPLWIPIICLAKPLPVFFMYLMDTRHGNGIEAWVVLDGEFRFDRQTCGAGIT; this is encoded by the exons ATGGAGGTGGAGATAATATCCACAGAGTTTATCAAACCATCTTCTCCAACACCAAGTCACCTCAGAACTTACAAGCTCTCTCTCCTTGACCAATTTGCTCCTCACGTATATTTTCCCCACCTTGTCTTCTATCCCGCAAATGAAATCTCTATCTCTGAAACATCACAAGTGTTgaaacaatctctatcaaagacACTCGCTCTTTACTACCCTCTCGCTGGAAAGGCAAATGACAGTCTCTCCATTGATTGTGATGATAATGGTGCTTGCTATATCAATGCTAGAGTTAATGGCAATTTACGCGATTATCTCAAGCAACCAACTCTCTCAACACTCGCCAAAGTTCTTCCTCAAGAGGCCTGCAAAGAGGTTCCACCAGGAGCTCGTGTTGTTGTGATACAGGAAACTCTGTTCTCTTGCGGCTGTATCGCCATAGCCTTTGTTGTTCCGCACTCTATTTTCGACGCAGCAGCTATAAGTACATTCATGAGGACTTGGGCTAGTATTGCTCGAGACCCAAATGATGGAGGTCTGTTCCCAGATTTTACTGCATCTTCCATCTTTCCACAAAATACTACTTCAGTCCCACAAAACAGTACTTCTTTGACAGCTGCCATAGTTGGAAAGGGCGAGTTTGTTGTAAAgaggtttgtgtttgatggATCAGTCATAAACAGTCTTAAGGATAAAGCAATTAGCTCCGGCGTGCAGAACCCAACAAGGGTAGAGGTTGTTTCCGGCCTCCTCCTTAAGTGCCTCAAGTCTGCATTGATGGTAAAATCAGGAAACCCAAAATCATTATGTGTAACAAATACTGTGAACATGCGAGGAAAGGCTGTGCCGCCATTTTCCAAATCTAGCGTGGGAAATTTTCTCTGGCTGACATCCATATTATCCCAAGGTGAGGACACAGAGTTGTGTACTTTTGTGCGGCAGATGAGGGAAGCGATATCGGCCATCAATGGGGACCTTGTGAAGAGGCTTGAAGGTGATGGAGGGTCGAAGATACTTAGTGAGTTCATGAAAGCGTTTGGTGAATCATGTTCTAATGCTTTGTCTAGGGGAGCAAAAGCAGTTGGGTTGAATAGCTGGTGCAATTTAGGGTTTTATGAGGCTGATTTTGGGTGGGGGAAGCCGTTGTGGATTCCAATAATATGTTTGGCCAAACCGCTACCTGTGTTCTTCATGTACCTTATGGATACCAGACATGGTAATGGAATAGAGGCGTGGGTGGTATTGGATGGAGAG TTTCGTTTCGATAGACAGACATGTGGAGCTGGAATCACATGa
- the LOC119995853 gene encoding (13S,14R)-1,13-dihydroxy-N-methylcanadine 13-O-acetyltransferase AT1-like isoform X1, whose translation MEVEIISTEFIKPSSPTPSHLRTYKLSLLDQFAPHVYFPHLVFYPANEISISETSQVLKQSLSKTLALYYPLAGKANDSLSIDCDDNGACYINARVNGNLRDYLKQPTLSTLAKVLPQEACKEVPPGARVVVIQETLFSCGCIAIAFVVPHSIFDAAAISTFMRTWASIARDPNDGGLFPDFTASSIFPQNTTSVPQNSTSLTAAIVGKGEFVVKRFVFDGSVINSLKDKAISSGVQNPTRVEVVSGLLLKCLKSALMVKSGNPKSLCVTNTVNMRGKAVPPFSKSSVGNFLWLTSILSQGEDTELCTFVRQMREAISAINGDLVKRLEGDGGSKILSEFMKAFGESCSNALSRGAKAVGLNSWCNLGFYEADFGWGKPLWIPIICLAKPLPVFFMYLMDTRHGNGIEAWVVLDGEVMTLLERHEEFLSLALVDPNPLELVH comes from the coding sequence ATGGAGGTGGAGATAATATCCACAGAGTTTATCAAACCATCTTCTCCAACACCAAGTCACCTCAGAACTTACAAGCTCTCTCTCCTTGACCAATTTGCTCCTCACGTATATTTTCCCCACCTTGTCTTCTATCCCGCAAATGAAATCTCTATCTCTGAAACATCACAAGTGTTgaaacaatctctatcaaagacACTCGCTCTTTACTACCCTCTCGCTGGAAAGGCAAATGACAGTCTCTCCATTGATTGTGATGATAATGGTGCTTGCTATATCAATGCTAGAGTTAATGGCAATTTACGCGATTATCTCAAGCAACCAACTCTCTCAACACTCGCCAAAGTTCTTCCTCAAGAGGCCTGCAAAGAGGTTCCACCAGGAGCTCGTGTTGTTGTGATACAGGAAACTCTGTTCTCTTGCGGCTGTATCGCCATAGCCTTTGTTGTTCCGCACTCTATTTTCGACGCAGCAGCTATAAGTACATTCATGAGGACTTGGGCTAGTATTGCTCGAGACCCAAATGATGGAGGTCTGTTCCCAGATTTTACTGCATCTTCCATCTTTCCACAAAATACTACTTCAGTCCCACAAAACAGTACTTCTTTGACAGCTGCCATAGTTGGAAAGGGCGAGTTTGTTGTAAAgaggtttgtgtttgatggATCAGTCATAAACAGTCTTAAGGATAAAGCAATTAGCTCCGGCGTGCAGAACCCAACAAGGGTAGAGGTTGTTTCCGGCCTCCTCCTTAAGTGCCTCAAGTCTGCATTGATGGTAAAATCAGGAAACCCAAAATCATTATGTGTAACAAATACTGTGAACATGCGAGGAAAGGCTGTGCCGCCATTTTCCAAATCTAGCGTGGGAAATTTTCTCTGGCTGACATCCATATTATCCCAAGGTGAGGACACAGAGTTGTGTACTTTTGTGCGGCAGATGAGGGAAGCGATATCGGCCATCAATGGGGACCTTGTGAAGAGGCTTGAAGGTGATGGAGGGTCGAAGATACTTAGTGAGTTCATGAAAGCGTTTGGTGAATCATGTTCTAATGCTTTGTCTAGGGGAGCAAAAGCAGTTGGGTTGAATAGCTGGTGCAATTTAGGGTTTTATGAGGCTGATTTTGGGTGGGGGAAGCCGTTGTGGATTCCAATAATATGTTTGGCCAAACCGCTACCTGTGTTCTTCATGTACCTTATGGATACCAGACATGGTAATGGAATAGAGGCGTGGGTGGTATTGGATGGAGAGGTAATGACTCTGCTAGAGCGTCACGAGGAATTCCTCTCTTTAGCATTGGTAGATCCAAATCCTCTAGAATTGGTTCACTAA
- the LOC119997827 gene encoding uncharacterized protein LOC119997827 gives MVQTWLLNSMELHVAEIFSYYESSADLWDAVKEMYGNQNNTARVFQLKRDIACLQQEGKPFIQFLGSMKSMWNELSVYRPHTTDSAVLLKRAEEDKIFQLLANLAPDYEDLRSHILMNSELPSLGSVCATIQREEVRRKVMNCNLKTEVSEARAYMFNHKRSEERSYKGKRPELKCNHCHNLGHTVDRCWVLHPELKPKFPRENMPQKRTQPSGYKANHVTTMAGDGLSRFSSSPITLINEFASYLQAKQGESDNNGKSAALLGQFAGFLSEDKNGATDDTSGFGHQEDDW, from the exons ATGGTGCAGACATGGCTACTTAATTCTATGGAATTACATGTTGCTGAAATTTTCAGTTATTATGAATCTTCTGCAGATTTATGGGATGCTGTTAAAGAGATGtatggaaatcaaaataacacggcacgagtttttcaactcaaaagagacattgcatgtcttcaacaggaaggtaaaccatttattcaatttcttggtaGCATGAAAAGTATGTGGAATGAGTTGTCTGTTTATCGTCCACATACTACTGATTCTGCTGTCTTGCTAAAACGGGCTGAAGAGGATAAAATATTTCAGCTTTTGGCTAATCTTGCTCCTGATTACGAAGATCTCCGTAGTCATATACTTATGAATTCTGAGCTTCCTTCTCTAGGGAGTGTTTGTGCTACTATTCAACGGGAAGAAGTCCGAAGAAAGGTCATGAATTGTAACCTCAAAACTGAGGTATCTGAAGCCCGAGCATATATGTTCAATCATAAACGATCTGAAGAAAGAAGTTACAAGGGAAAGAGACCTGAGTTGAAGTGCAATCATTGTCATAATCTTGGTCATACAGTGGACCGATGTTGGGTACTTCATCCTGAATTGAAGCCTAAGTTTCCGAGAGAGAATATGCCTCAGAAACGGACTCAACCTTCGGGATATAAGGCTAATCATGTTACAACCATGGCTGGAGATGGATTGTCAAGGTTCTCCTCAAGTCCAATAACTCTTATTAATGAGTTTGCTTCTTATCTTCAAGCAAAGCAAGGTGAATCTGATAACAATGGGAAGTCAGCTGCcttacttggtcaatttgctGGATTTCTATCTGAAGATAAAAATGGTGCAACTGATGACACATCAG GATTTGGTCACCAAGAAGACGATTGGTGA
- the LOC119997446 gene encoding cytochrome P450 CYP73A100-like translates to MASLLAKSASCTILLIALVITLTKLLYPNLLSIILPLLPFMVYFYPSISKPSTTNLPPGPFSIPIFGNWLQVGNDLNHRLLASMSQIYGQVFLLKLGSKNLTVVSDPELANHVLHTQGVEFGSRPRNVVFDIFTGNGQDMVFTVYGDHWHKMRRIMTLPFFTNKVVHNYSDMWEEEMNLVVHDLKKDEGVRREGLVVRRRLQLMLYNIMYRMMFDAKFMSSYDPLFIEATRFNSERSRLAQSFEYNYGDFIPFLRPFLRGYLNKCKDLQSRRLTFFNNHFVEERRKIMAASGEEHKFKCAMDYIIYAQMKGEITEENVLYIVENINVAAIETTLWSMEWAIAELVNNPGVQIKIRDEIRATLKGIPVTESNLHELPYLQATVKETLRLHTPIPLLVPHMNLEEAKLGGFTIPRESKVVVNAWWLANNPEWWKNPEEFRPERFLEEERGTEAVAGGKVDFRYLPFGMGRRSCPGIILALPILGLVIAKLVTDFEMQPPPGIKKIDTSEKGGQFSLHIANHSTVIFNPINGNI, encoded by the exons aTGGCTTCTCTTCTTGCAAAATCTGCCTCATGCACTATTCTCTTGATAGCACTTGTTATCACACTAACCAAACTTTTATATCCCAACCTACTCTCAATCATCCTCCCTTTGCTTCCTTTCATGGTCTACTTCTACCCATCTATTTCAAAGCCATCCACAACAAACCTCCCTCCAGGACCGTTTTCTATTCCAATCTTTGGCAATTGGCTCCAAGTTGGAAATGACCTTAACCACCGTCTTTTAGCCTCCATGTCACAGATTTACGGCCAGGTATTTCTCCTAAAACTCGGCTCCAAAAACCTAACAGTTGTTTCGGACCCCGAGCTCGCCAACCATGTCCTGCACACGCAAGGTGTAGAATTCGGGTCTCGCCCTAGGAATGTTGTGTTCGATATATTCACCGGAAATGGACAGGATATGGTGTTCACAGTTTATGGCGATCATTGGCATAAGATGCGCCGGATTATGACGTTGCCGTTCTTCACCAACAAAGTTGTGCATAACTACAGCGATATGTGGGAGGAAGAAATGAACCTGGTTGTTCATGACCTGAAGAAAGATGAGGGTGTGAGAAGGGAAGGATTAGTCGTTAGGAGACGTTTACAGTTGATGCTATACAATATTATGTATAGGATGATGTTTGATGCCAAATTCATGTCCTCATACGATCCTTTGTTCATTGAAGCAACCAGATTTAATTCGGAGAGGAGTCGCTTGGCGCAGAGCTTCGAGTATAATTATGGAGATTTCATTCCTTTTCTTCGACCATTTTTGAGGGGGTACTTGAACAAGTGCAAGGATTTACAAAGCCGGAGGTTGACATTTTTCAACAACCATTTTGTAGAGGAAAGAAG GAAAATAATGGCTGCGAGTGGAGAGGAGCACAAGTTCAAATGTGCAATGGACTATATAATATACGCTCAGATGAAAGGAGAAATCACAGAAGAAAACGTACTCTATATTGTTGAGAACATCAATGTTGCCGCGATAGAGACGACACTTTGGTCCATGGAATGGGCCATAGCTGAGCTTGTCAACAATCCTGGTGTCCAAATCAAGATCCGAGATGAAATAAGAGCAACTTTGAAAGGAATCCCAGTCACAGAATCTAACCTGCATGAATTACCATACTTGCAAGCCACAGTGAAAGAGACACTACGTTTACATACACCAATACCTTTGCTGGTTCCCCATATGAATCTTGAAGAAGCAAAGCTAGGAGGCTTTACCATTCCTAGAGAGTCCAAGGTTGTAGTCAATGCTTGGTGGCTAGCAAACAACCCTGAATGGTGGAAGAATCCTGAAGAATTCCGGCCCGAGAGATTCTTGGAAGAAGAACGTGGCACAGAAGCTGTCGCCGGTGGAAAGGTTGATTTTCGATACCTGCCTTTTGGGATGGGAAGGAGGAGCTGCCCTGGAATTATACTAGCATTGCCGATCCTGGGGCTTGTGATCGCAAAATTGGTGACCGATTTTGAGATGCAGCCTCCGCCAGGTATAAAGAAGATCGACACAAGTGAAAAAGGAGGACAGTTTAGCTTGCACATAGCGAACCATTCAACAGTTATTTTCAATCCAATCAATGGCAACATTTGA